The Streptomyces sp. 135 sequence GGCGCCGAGCGAGAAGCCCGCGTAGACGAGGCCTCGCTCGGAGTAGGGGGCGGCGGCCAGGATCGCCCTCTTCAGGAGTTCGTCCTTGCCGAGCCCGTCCTGAAAGGCCATGCCTTCCTCGACGGTGTCGAAGGTGCGCCCCTCGAAGAGATCGGGGGTCCACACCTTGTGCCCCGCGGCGCGCAGCCGGTCCGCAGCCGCGTGCACCGCGGGCCGCAGCCCGTACGTCGAGTGGAAGAGCATGATGTTCATGGGGTCAATCGTGCCATCCGTGCCGGGTACCCCGGTTTCAATGTCATGCACCTGGCACCCCTGCCTGCGGAAGTACGGACGCGGTACCCCTACCCTCGGAGCCATGGAGAACGTACTGCGTCCGTTGATCGTGATCGGCGGCTCGGTCGTGCTCACGGTGGCGATCGGCTGGCTGGTCGACTTCGCCATGCGCCGGGCCGACGAGCGGCACCACGAGACCCCGCTGTGGGGTCTGCTGCGCCGCTGCCGGGTGCCCTTCCACGTCGTTCTGTGCGCCGCCCTGCTGAGAGGCTCCTACGGGCACGCGGAGCTCGCCAGGAACCACTCGCAGGCCATCGGGCGGATCCTGTCCCTCGTGCTCATCGGCTCCACGGCCTGGCTGGTGGTGCGGATCGCCGCGGCGATAGTGGAGTCCTCGTACGCCCGCTACGCCGCGGTCCACCGCGATCCGGCCCGGGTGCGCAGGGTCCGTACGCAGGTGACGCTCATCCAGCGGGTCGTCACCGCGATCGTCGCCGTCGTGGCGGTCGCCGCGATGCTGCTGACCTTCCCCGCCATGCAGGCCGCGGGCACCTCGCTGCTGGCCTCGGCCGGCATCCTCGGCATCGTCGCCGGTGTCGCGGCCCAGTCCACCCTCGGCAACCTCTTCGCGGGCCTGCAGATCGCCTTCGGCGACATGGTGCGGATCGGGGACACCGTGGTGGTGGCGGGCGAGTGGGGCACCGTGGAGGAGATCACCCTCACTTTCCTGGCCGTCCGCACCTGGGACGAGCGCCGGATCACGATGCCCGTGTCGTATTTCACGTCCAGGCCCTTCGAGAACTGGTCCCGTGGCGGCGCGCAGATGACCGGCACGGTCTTCTTCCACCTGGACCACTCCGCGCCGGTCCACGAGATGCGCGAGAAGCTCCGGGACATCCTGCGCGAGTGCGCGGCGTGGGACGGCAGGGACTGGGGCCTCGCGGTCACGGACACGACGCCGAGCACGATGCAGGTCCGCGCCCTGGTCACCGCCAAGGACGCGGACGACGTCTGGACGGTGCGGGTCACCGTGCGCGAGCAGCTGATCCAGTGGCTGACGGAACACCATCCGTACGCGCTGCCGCGGATCACCACGGCCTGGGCGGAACCCGCCCCGAACGGCCACGACCCGCACCCCCTAGCCCCGGAGATGCCCCGCACCGGCCGAGGCTGAGCCCGCGACGCCACCTGCCGCCTCAGCGCAAGCTGCGCACGTCGAGGTGATGCAGCACCCGGTCGACGATCTCCGGGTCGGCACCGGGCTCGCTGCGCGCGGCGAGGACCTCGTGGCGGGCGGCGGACATCATCTCGCGCTGGATGCGCTGGAAGGCCTTCAGGCGGTCCACGCGCCGCGCGTACCGCTCGCGGCGCTCCTCGTCGACCATGTCCGGGCTGATCCTGGCCCCGATGTCGAACGCGCCGCGCTGCAACCGCTCCGAGACCTCCTCCGGGAGCTCCTCGACCTCCTCGATCTCCTTCAGGCGGCGCTTGGCGGCCTTGGCGGCGCGCACCGCCAGCTCGCGCTCCAGCTCCCGCTCCGCGCCGGCGTCGGCCTGCACCCGGAGCTTGCGCACCAGCCAGGGCAGCGTGAGCCCCTGGACGACGAGGGTCGCCATGATGACGCAGAACGCGATGAAGATGATCTCGTCGCGGGCCGGGAACGGAGACCCGTCGTCCGTCTTGAGCGGGATGGCGAGCGCGAGCGCCACGGACGCCACGCCGCGCATACCGGCCCACCACATGACGACGGTCTCGCGCCAGCTCGTCGGGATGTCCTCGTCGAAGTCCCGGCGCTTGTGGAGCCGCTTGGCGAGCCACGTCGCGGGCAGCAGCCACAGCAGCCGTACGCCGACGACGACCCCGACGATCGCCGCGCCCCAGCCGAACATCTCCCACTCACGGCCGCTCGCGATGCCGAAGACGTTGTGCAGTTCGAGCCCGATGAGCCCGAACGCGGCGCCGGTCACCAGGGTGTCGACGATCTGCCAGAAGGTCTGGCCGGTGATCCGCCCGAGCACGTCGTCGGCGTCGACGGCGTTCTCCGCGAGGTAGAGCGCCGTGGTCAGGACGGCCAGCACGCCGGAGCCGAGCATCTCCTCGGCCAGCACATAGCTGACGAACGGCACGAGCAGCGTCAGGCCGGTCTGGAGGGTGGCGTCGCCGAGCAGCATCATGAGCTTGTTCGTGAGCCAGCCGAGCACGAGCCCGACGAGCACGGCCACCACTGCGGACAGCACCAGCCTGCCCGCGGCGGACGGCCAGGAGAAGGTGCCGCTCACCGCCGCCGCGATCGCCACGTGGTAGAGCACGATCGCGGTGACGTCGTTGAAGAGCCCCTCGCCCTCCAGGATCGACACGAGCCTGCGGGGCAGCCCGAGCGAACCCGCGACGGCGGTCGCGGCGACGGGGTCCGGCGGCGCGACGAGCGCTCCGAGCGCGACGGCCGCGGCGATCGGCAGCCCGGGCACCAGGGCGTTGGCCATGGCGGCGACCGCCGCCGTGGTCACGAACACCAGGGCCACGGCGAGCAGGAAGATGGGCCGCCGGTTGGCCGCGAACTGCCGCCATGACGTGCGCTGCACGGACGCGTAGAGCAGGGGCGGCAGGACCAGCGGGAGGATGTAGTCCGGCGGGATCTCGACATTGGGCACGAACGGCAGGAGGGCCATGCCGATGCCCGCCAGCGTCATCAGCACCGGCGCGGGCAGCCCGAGCCGGTCCCCCAGCGGCACCGTGACGACGGCCCCCAGCAGCAAGACGAGCAGCAGCGCCAGTTGATCCACGGTGCGCCCTCCGGGCGGTCGAGACTCCAACGATCAAGACCTCAACCCTGCCACGCGTCCGTTGCGAACCGGACGACCGCGCCCCACTTTCCGCGCTCGCGGCGGTGCCCCGGGGGCGCGCGGCCCGTGCCTACGCTTCAGCGCCGGCGCAGTGCCTTCCGCATGGCCCGGTGCGGAATTCCGGCGTCCGGGAATTCAGGTCCGTACGCCTCGTACCCCAGGCGCTCGTAGAAACCCAGGGCGTGCGTCTGCGCGTGCAGGTCGACCGCCGTCAGGCCACGCGCGCGTGCCGCGTCCTCGATGGCGCCGACCAGGGCCGCTCCGACGCCGAGGCCGCGCGCCGCCCGCGTCACCGCGAGCCGGCCGAGCGCGCCGACGGTGGCGTCCCCACCGTTCTTCACGGCGGCCGCGGCGCCGGTCAGGAGCCGCCCGGTGCCCAGCGGAACGCCGTCCTCGCGCACCGCCAGCACGTGCGTCGCCTCGGCGTCGTACTCGTCGTACTCAAGCTCTTCGGGCACCTGCTGCTCGGCCACGAAGACGTCCTTGCGGACCGCGAAGCAGGCCGCCAGGTCGTCCGGGTCCCGAGCGACCCGGATCGTCACATCGCTCAAGAACTCTCCTCCCGCACCCGGTCGAGCGCCTGCTGGAGGTCGTCGGGGTACTGGCTCTCGAACTCCACCCACTGCCCGTCGCCCGGGTGCTCGAAGCCGAGCCGGACCGCGTGCAGCCACTGCCGCGTGAGGCCGAGCCGCTTGCCGAGCGTCGGGTCCGCGCCGTATGTCAGGTCGCCCACGCAGGGGTGCCGGTGTGCCGCCATGTGGACGCGGATCTGGTGGGTGCGCCCGGTCTCCAGCTTGATGTCGAGCAGGGAGGCGGCCCGGAAGGCCTCGATGAGGTCGTAGTGCGTCACGGAGGGCTTGCCCTCGGCCGTGACCGCCCACTTGTAGTCGTGGTTGGGGTGCCGGCCGATGGGGGCGTCGATGGTGCCGCTCATCGGGTCGGGGTGGCCCTGCACCAGCGCGTTGTAGCGCTTGTCGACCGTGCGCTCCTTGAACTGGCGCTTCAGGGACGTGTACGCGCGCTCCGACTTGGCGACCACCATGAGGCCGGAGGTGCCCACGTCCAGGCGGTGCACGATGCCCTGGCGCTCGGCGGCACCGGAGGTGGAGACGCGGAAACCGGCCGCCGCGAGGCCGCCGATCACGGTCGTCCCGGTCCAGCCGGGGCTCGGGTGCGCGGCCACGCCGACCGGCTTGACGATCACGACGATGTCGTCGTCGTCATGCACGATCTCCATGCCCTCGACGGGCTCGGCCACGACCTGCACCGGAGCGGGCGCCTGCGGCATCTCCACTTCCAGCCAGGCGCCGCCGTGCACCCGCTCGGACTTGCCGACCACCGAGCCGTCGACCGAGACCTTCCCCGCCGCGGCGAGCTCGGCGGCCTTCGTACGGGAGAAACCGAACATGCGGGAGATGGCGGCGTCGACGCGCTCGCCCTCCAGGCCGTCCGGCACGGGCAGGGTGCGGATCTCGGGAATCGTGCTCACCCATTGAGTATGCAGGAGCCCACCGACACTCCCCGACCACAGGTCTCGTACGGGGCGGGGCCTCAGTCCTTGTGGACGGTGCCGTCCGGGTCGAGTCCGCGGAAGGACAGCAGCACGATCAGGATGCCCCCGCAGACGATCGCCGAGTCCGCGAGGTTGAAGACGGCGAAGCCCTTGGGGGCGATGAAGTCGACCACCGCGCCCTCGAAGACGCCGGGCGCACGGAAGATCCGGTCGGTGAGGTTGCCGAGCGCGCCGCCGAGCAGCAGACCGAGCGCGATCGCCCAGGGCAGGCTGTACAGCTTGCGGGCGAGGCGGGCGATCACCACGATGACGGCGGCCGCGATGCACGTGAAGATGATCGTGAAGGCCTCGCCGAACCCGAAGGCCGCGCCCGCGTTCCGGATCGCGTTGAAGCGGAGCCAGTCGCCGACGATGTCGATCGGCTCGTGGTGCTCCAGCTTCGCGACCACGATCATCTTGCTGATCAGGTCGAAGGCGTAGGCGACGGCGGCGACGACGAAGAGCACGGCGATCCTGCGCCTGCCCCTGGGCTGCTGCCCGTCCTCGCCCGCGACCTCGCCGGACTGCTCCGGCTCGCCCCCGCCCGTCTCAGGGTTGTCCGGCGTACCGATGATGCGCTCCGCCTCTGCCACGTGAGTCCCTCGACCTAGGTACCTGACTGGGGACGAGGGTACGGCACACACGTACGGGTCCAGGCGTTCAGGCCGTGCTCAGGAGCGCCGTTCCTGCTTCTGCTTGCACTCCACGCAGAGCGTCGCGCGCGGGAAGGCCTGCATGCGCGCCTTGCCGATCGGGTTGCCGCAGTTCTCGCAGAGGCCGTACGTCCCCGCGTCGAGGCGTTCCAGGGCGCGCTCGGTCTGGACGAGCATCTCGCGCGCGTTCGCGGCCAGGGCCATCTCGTGCTCGCGCGTGATGTTCTTCGTACCGGTGTCCGCCTCGTCGTCGCCCGCGCCGTCCCCGGAGTCCCGCATCAGCCCCGCGAGGGCCCGTTCGGACGCCGTGATCTCGGTGGTCAGCCGCAGCGCCTCGCTCTGGAGGTCCGTGCGGGCCTGCGCGACCTCTTCCGGCGTCCAGGGGTCCTCGCCCGGCCGGACCGCGAGCTCACCGGCGTCGGCCGCGGCGGCACGCGCCTTGGGCACCGCCGTCGGCTTGGTCGCTGCGGTCGCCGTGCCCGGAGTCTTCTTCGCAACCACTGTCGTGGCTCCCGTCGTCTCCGCGGCCTCAGCCGCATCTTCGGCCGCGGACGCGACCGTCTTCTTCGCCGTGCTCTTCTTGGCCGTGCTCTGCTTCGTCGTGCCCTGCTTGGCGGCGCTTTTCTTGGCAGGGCTCTTCTTGACGGGGCTCTTCTTGGCGGGTGCTTCCCCGGCCGGGGCCATGCCTGCCGCGGAGTCTGTCTCGCCCCCGACGTCCACCTCTCCCTCCAGGTCCAGGTCTGCGCCTCCCCCGGGAGTCCCTTCCCCGGCAGGAGTCGCTTCCCTCACGGGAGCCTCCGCCCCCGCATGGCCCGCATCCCTCGCGGGGGCCGCTTTCCGCAGCGGGGTCGCCTCCTCCATCGCCATCTTCCCTGCCTGCTCAGCCGTCTTGGCAGCGCTCTCAGAAGCCTCGTCCGCCCCCACCCCGGGAGCGGATGCCTCCGCGGCTCCCGCCCCATCGGCAGAGGCTTTCTTGCCCACCGACTTCTCGGCGGAAGCCTCCTTGGAGGAAGCATTCTTCGCGGCAGCCTTCTTGGCGGCGGTCTT is a genomic window containing:
- a CDS encoding mechanosensitive ion channel domain-containing protein; protein product: MENVLRPLIVIGGSVVLTVAIGWLVDFAMRRADERHHETPLWGLLRRCRVPFHVVLCAALLRGSYGHAELARNHSQAIGRILSLVLIGSTAWLVVRIAAAIVESSYARYAAVHRDPARVRRVRTQVTLIQRVVTAIVAVVAVAAMLLTFPAMQAAGTSLLASAGILGIVAGVAAQSTLGNLFAGLQIAFGDMVRIGDTVVVAGEWGTVEEITLTFLAVRTWDERRITMPVSYFTSRPFENWSRGGAQMTGTVFFHLDHSAPVHEMREKLRDILRECAAWDGRDWGLAVTDTTPSTMQVRALVTAKDADDVWTVRVTVREQLIQWLTEHHPYALPRITTAWAEPAPNGHDPHPLAPEMPRTGRG
- a CDS encoding Na+/H+ antiporter, translated to MDQLALLLVLLLGAVVTVPLGDRLGLPAPVLMTLAGIGMALLPFVPNVEIPPDYILPLVLPPLLYASVQRTSWRQFAANRRPIFLLAVALVFVTTAAVAAMANALVPGLPIAAAVALGALVAPPDPVAATAVAGSLGLPRRLVSILEGEGLFNDVTAIVLYHVAIAAAVSGTFSWPSAAGRLVLSAVVAVLVGLVLGWLTNKLMMLLGDATLQTGLTLLVPFVSYVLAEEMLGSGVLAVLTTALYLAENAVDADDVLGRITGQTFWQIVDTLVTGAAFGLIGLELHNVFGIASGREWEMFGWGAAIVGVVVGVRLLWLLPATWLAKRLHKRRDFDEDIPTSWRETVVMWWAGMRGVASVALALAIPLKTDDGSPFPARDEIIFIAFCVIMATLVVQGLTLPWLVRKLRVQADAGAERELERELAVRAAKAAKRRLKEIEEVEELPEEVSERLQRGAFDIGARISPDMVDEERRERYARRVDRLKAFQRIQREMMSAARHEVLAARSEPGADPEIVDRVLHHLDVRSLR
- a CDS encoding histone H1-like repetitive region-containing protein yields the protein MVAKKTAVQQSASGRSTGAAGTTAKDVSGSGGGSGSGEKRGHEAYVANGMHAAREVARKVHVGPGAMSREEAAGKGAGVSGAVGKRAGVSGAAVASGAAGKKAVAKGAVVKEAASEQAAAKKTAAEKAAAKKTAAKKTAAKKTAAMKGAVENTATEGAAAEKAAAKKTAKKAAAKKAVAEPIVSGEAVPQAAGAKKAVAEPTVPKAVAAKKVVAEPTVPGETTPEKAAPETAAAKRAPAKKAPATKAAAEPTVSGKTVPEAAVPKAASAEPTAPGEAVPEAAVPDAATAKKAVAKKAGVEKATTKKPTTKKVAAKKTAAKKAAAKNASSKEASAEKSVGKKASADGAGAAEASAPGVGADEASESAAKTAEQAGKMAMEEATPLRKAAPARDAGHAGAEAPVREATPAGEGTPGGGADLDLEGEVDVGGETDSAAGMAPAGEAPAKKSPVKKSPAKKSAAKQGTTKQSTAKKSTAKKTVASAAEDAAEAAETTGATTVVAKKTPGTATAATKPTAVPKARAAAADAGELAVRPGEDPWTPEEVAQARTDLQSEALRLTTEITASERALAGLMRDSGDGAGDDEADTGTKNITREHEMALAANAREMLVQTERALERLDAGTYGLCENCGNPIGKARMQAFPRATLCVECKQKQERRS
- a CDS encoding GNAT family N-acetyltransferase; the encoded protein is MSDVTIRVARDPDDLAACFAVRKDVFVAEQQVPEELEYDEYDAEATHVLAVREDGVPLGTGRLLTGAAAAVKNGGDATVGALGRLAVTRAARGLGVGAALVGAIEDAARARGLTAVDLHAQTHALGFYERLGYEAYGPEFPDAGIPHRAMRKALRRR
- the lspA gene encoding signal peptidase II is translated as MAEAERIIGTPDNPETGGGEPEQSGEVAGEDGQQPRGRRRIAVLFVVAAVAYAFDLISKMIVVAKLEHHEPIDIVGDWLRFNAIRNAGAAFGFGEAFTIIFTCIAAAVIVVIARLARKLYSLPWAIALGLLLGGALGNLTDRIFRAPGVFEGAVVDFIAPKGFAVFNLADSAIVCGGILIVLLSFRGLDPDGTVHKD
- a CDS encoding RluA family pseudouridine synthase — translated: MSTIPEIRTLPVPDGLEGERVDAAISRMFGFSRTKAAELAAAGKVSVDGSVVGKSERVHGGAWLEVEMPQAPAPVQVVAEPVEGMEIVHDDDDIVVIVKPVGVAAHPSPGWTGTTVIGGLAAAGFRVSTSGAAERQGIVHRLDVGTSGLMVVAKSERAYTSLKRQFKERTVDKRYNALVQGHPDPMSGTIDAPIGRHPNHDYKWAVTAEGKPSVTHYDLIEAFRAASLLDIKLETGRTHQIRVHMAAHRHPCVGDLTYGADPTLGKRLGLTRQWLHAVRLGFEHPGDGQWVEFESQYPDDLQQALDRVREESS